The window TTGCAGCGCCCCCACACAGCAGCACAGGTAGCTCAGTGGCATGGGGCGATGTAGCAAGCTCTGcctctgtcttttctggtggaacCTCCTGTGTCACTGGTGGGATTTCCTGTGTCTCCTGGGCAGTGTGGAGCGAGGCCAAGGACTCTGGTTGGCTGTTAGTTTGGCTCTGGTCTGGTGGCTGTGGTGCTCCTGGTCCTAGGACCGGGGGAGGGTGGAGCTGCTCCTGCATAGAGTATTGGAGCTCTGAATGTAACTCAGCTAGTGTAGGTATTGAGGGGACAGGagtagaggaggcagaggggggcTCTAGCTTCCAAACTGGCATGGGCATAGAGGCAGTGGTGGCGTGGGATAATTCAACAGGCTCCTCCTGGACAAATAGCTCCTCAGCCACAGACATCATTAAATCCATAGTCTCTTGGTGGTCAGCTGACACCTCAGATGAAGGTAATAATTCCTGGGTATCCAGCTCCTCTTCCCTGAACTCAGAcatgtctcctcctcccccaaaCACACTCATCACACAGGCCTGcagctcctcctcttcccccaggctcccgtcctcctcctcctccgcaaGTATCTTCTCCTCCCGCTCTAGGTGGACCATGTCGGAGATGGAGGAGTGGTTCTCGCTGCGCTCCTCAGCTAGGTGGACCACTCCGTCGCTGCTGTCCAGGCTCTTGGTGTCCTCGGTGTCCATCATGTCTCCCACGGTGGACCAGGACTCAGCcaggctgctctctgtctgccagGGGCCAGACCCGCCACTGTCTCCCTGGCTCAGCTGTAATGTGGCGGGGCCCAGCCAATCAGGCTTCTGCTCTCCAGACAGGGAACTGACCTCACCACTGTCCCCCCCTCTGGACACTGCTGGGACCTTGCCCTCCAGTCTGAAACCTGGTCACTAGAGAGACACAACAGACAACCAACCATTAACATGAAAACATATAGGATAATATTGTTCAGAAAATAAATTAAATTCCTAAAATCAACAATAAATTAATCAACTATATTGAGTTTAATATCAAACCTTTATAACTACTTAATAGTTGCTAGAATGATTGTGTGTTTTTATGACACATAATCTCATAGCGTCTGTTTCTGATCTCTTGCCAACTGCTTATGGAATTGTTTGGCTTGAAAATGGCAGCAATAGAGTTGGCAAGAGCACACACCGTTCTGGGACTAGGCTACCTCATAGCTGTGGTCCCTGGAAAAGGTTAACCAATATATTAGAAGATGTCCTTCAGTGACGTGGACTGATCAAGTTCTGTGTGGAAAAAGTAGCACCCTCTGCTCCGTGTTGCAGCATTCTTTTCTATATATAGCCTGGCCCTCACATGTCTGACTATGTATAAGCCCTATATATGTATTTCCATTTCAGCCAGAGGACATTGCATTGCGCAAAACGTTACAATTAGAAATTTACAGtccatttgaaaagtattcagaccccttgactttttcaacatgtTGAAATGTTAAAATCTATTtctaaatagtttttccccctcatcaatctacacacaataccccataataagcaaaaacagctttttagaaatgtttgctaatttatatttaaaaaaattaaatatctcatttacataagtattcagaccctttactcagtactttgctgaagcacctttggcagcaattacagcctcaagaaCCTTTCAAGCTccgtcagattggatggggagtgtcgctgggcagctattttcaggcctctccaaagatgtttgatCTGGTTGAAGTCCATGCTTTAGTTCGGCCacttacagtggcttgcgaaagtattcaccccccttggcatttttcctattttgttgccttacaacctggaattaaaatggatttttgaggggtttgtatcatttgatttacacaacatgcctaccactttgaagatgcaaaatattttttattgtgaaacaaacaagaaataatacaaaaaatggaaaacttgagcgtgcataactattcaccccccccccccaaagtcaatactttgttgagccaccttttgcagcaattacagctgcaagtctcttggggtatgtctctataaactctattttttcccattcttcaaggcaaaactgctccagctccttcaagttgtatgggttccgctggtgtacagcaatctttaaatcataccacagattctcaattggattgaggtctgggcttttactaggccattccaagacatttaaatgtttcccctttaaaccactcgagtgttgcttaagcagtatgcttaggttcattgtcttgctggaaggtgaAGCTTTGCCCCAgcctcaaatctctggaagaatgaaacaggtttccttcaagagattccctgtatttagcgccatccatcattccttaaattctgaccagtttcccagtccctgcggatgaaaaacatccccacagcatgatgctgccaccaccatgcttcactgtggggatggtgttcttggggtgatgagaggtgttgggtttgcaccagacatagcattttccttgatgaccaaaaagctacattttagtctcatctgaccagagtaccttctttcatatgtttggggagtctcccacatgacttttggtgaacaccaaacatattttcttgtttttttctttaagcaatggcctttttcttgccactcttgcgcaaagcccagctctgtggagtgtacagcttaaagtggtcctatggacagatactccaatctctgctgtggagctttgcagcttcttcagggttatctttggtctctttgttgcctctctgattaatgtcctcctcctcccgtgggttttggtgggtggccctctcttggaaggtttgttgtggtgccatattctttcaattttttaataatggattatAAAAAAAattgtgggatgttcaaagtttcagatatttttaatacccaaccctgatctgtacttctccacaactttgtccctgacctgtttggagagctccttggtcttcatagtgccacttgtttggtggtgccccttgcttagtggcgttgcagactctggggcctttcagaacaggtgtatatatactgagatcatgtgacagatcatgtgacacttagcttgcacacaggtggacttcatttaattaattatgtgacttctgaaggtaactagttgaaccagatcttatttagaggcttcatagcaaagggggtgaatacatatgcacacaccacttttccattgtttttatttaaaaaaaaatttttttttacttcaccaatttagactattttgtgtatgtccattacatgaaatccaaataaaaatcaatttaaattacaggtttcaatgcaacaaaatagtgaatacttttgcaaggcactttaaggacattcagggacttgtaccgaagccagtcctgcattgtcttgactgtgtgcttagggttgttgtcctgttggaaggtgaacgtttgccccagtctgaggtcctgcccgctctggagcaggttttcatcaaggatctctctgtactttgctccgttcatctttgcctcgaccctggctagtctcccagtccctgtgtcaggatttggccagggttgttccggtttttggtcactagatgcacccattgtgccttttgaccttttgttttccctcgatccccattattatttgcacctgtgcctcgtttcccctgattgtatttaaaccctttgttttcctctgttctttgctctgtgtttgtatgttagcacccagccctagtactccgAGAACTCTTGTttatcccggtggactctcttgtggaattctgttttttgttcttgtttgtttgttttttgagtatcttttgagactttttgtgctttaccttccaccttgtggatttaccttttttgtcttggaggattacctttgttcttgtaggattccttttgaggttgtggagttacatgttttcctgaagaacttcactttttacttcattaaatacaccgtctcaagtactgctgtgtctgcctcatcttctggcttctgccgactattcgtggctcagttggttaagtgactgtttctcactccggagacccgggttcgtaaccgggtcctgacagaaacacagagccaaaaatgaacccagaggcagccagttcccaggaccttgttgccatgctgtcccaccaccaggagactgtccaacgccacgaagccgccctggttcagcaagaggccttaatggctagaaattctcatcttctgtcggagatgctgacttccacaaagcagatatctgatcgacttaccccggcaacagttcccgtcccagtacctcagattcacgtacccatggcagttaaccctctggctgaacctcgtcttccacctccccaacggttctcaggtgatccaagtgcttgtaaagggtttctcacccaatgttctctctccttcgagctgcaaacctcgtcgttccccaccgaccggtctaagatcgcatatatcatcaccctgctgtcggaaaaagccctggcctgggctactgctgtgtgggatgcccatagttcctgctgtgccagctactctgcctttgctgaggaattcaaacgagtgtttcaaggcccaagcagtggtcctgactcagccaaacagctcctgactctccaccaaggtcagcgcagcgtgacggactatgccatccagttccgcacggtggcagcagcgagtggctggaacaacgaggcgctcacggtgtgttttctgaaaggcctttccgacactatccaagatgaactggccactcgggaaccaccggacaatctcgagtccctgatcaagatggcctcacgcattgaccagcgtctgagcgagagagaactcaaccgtagacctctagcccctatcagtcccagctccgagtccccacctttatcctcgctggctccactggaacccatgcagattggacgcatctcccaggctgagagagaccgccggatgagggagcgacgctgtctatattgcggcaaaccgggccatttccgttccacgtgtcccgggttccagggaaacgctctgtcccgtacagaccggggggaactgtaacgggaaacataacctcctcccatccgtccaactcccgtctgctcattccagtcaccatTTTCTTGGAACAAACACAAGCTTCAGCTTCAAGCCTtagtagactctggagccgcaggtaacttcatggatggtgtctgggcgaaggagaatggcgttccctctgaacctctaagtgaccccatgagggttactacattggatggaagccctttgggatctggacttgtcactcatgtcactacctccttgcgactttcagtttcacaacaccaggaattgatgaactttcatttgatctcctgttccgagttccctctcgtccttggatacccctggcttcacagccataaccctcacatcgactggtctgtgggcactatcaagcagtggggtcctacgtgccaagctacttgtattttcccgaattccccgagttctactcccgagtctttagaatccatcgacctgacccgagttcccgagtgttaccatgacctcaaactggtatttagcaaacagagggccaccatgctaccaccccatagaccttatgattgccccatcgaactgtttccgggcacttgccctcccaggggtcggatcttttccctatctccacccgaacgagctgctatggatacctacatcaaggacgctctggaagcaggcctcatgcgtccatccacctccccggcgggagcagggtttttctttgtggccaagaaagacggtggattacgtccttgcatcgactaccagggactcaatgccataaccgtccgtaaccgttacccgctaccccttatggccacagccttcgagctgctccaggaagcagttgttttcactaagcttgacctgcggaacgcataccatcttgtgcggatcagacctggtgacgagtggaagaccgctttcaacacgcctactggtcactatgattaacttggtgatgcccttcggcctgaccaacgccccagcggtgttccaagcgctcataaacgatgtgcttagggatatgcttaacatatttgtgttcgtttacttggatgacatcctcatcttttcgagctctcttcaagaacacactaagcatgtcagacaagtactcaaacgcctcctagacagccatctgtacgtcaagccggaaaaatgtgaattccattcatcccgagtacaattcctgggatttgtagtggaacccggtcgagtccaaatggaccccaggaaggtaggggcagtagcggattggcccacccccaaatccgttaaggaagttcagcgtttcctgggcttcactaacttttaccgcaagttcatcaagaacttcagcttggtggcagcccctctctcagctttaaccaagggtggcaatgcaaggtttttgtggggaagagaagctgagatggccttccaaggactcaagcagcgcgtcctctctgctcccatcctgatactaccgactacggatgaaccgtttgtggtggaggtagacgcctcagaagttggtgttggagctgtcctgtctcagaggggtgaagacaagaagcttcatccgtgcgctttcttctcacactggcttaccccggctgagaggaactacgatgtgggggatcgtgaactcctagcggttaagatggcattgaaggaatggagacactggctcgagggggcttctcactcgtttcaagtgcttacggaccacaaaaatctggagtatatccagcaggcgaagcggctgaactctagacaagctagatggtctcttttcttcaatcgattccagtttatcctcacctatcggcccgggtcgaagaatctcaaaccggatgccctgtcccgagtctacgctcctgccattcgagatgacacggacatgcctgtccttcctgctgctaagatcgtggctccgatctcgtggcaagttgaggataccgtgagacgagctcaagctattgaaccggacccgaaaggaggtcctgccaatcggttgtttgtccccaaggcagtgaggactcaggtccttctgtgggggcactcctctcgcctcacctgtcacccgggcgtaggtcgcaccttggagttcatccagcgtaagttctggtggcctaccataagagaagatgttgccactttcgtcaatgcctgcctgTGTGCtaccagggcaaatcttctcacctccgcccgcaaggactccttcaccctttacctgttccgcacagaccctggtcccatatctcgttggacttcattactgggcttcctccatcccatggcaatactactatcctagtcattatcgacaggttttcaaaggcggccaggttcgtccctctgactaagttaccttctgccaaggaaacggctgagttggtaattaatcatgtgttccgagtcttcggcattcctcaagatatggtttctgacagaggtccccagttcgcctctaggttttggaaggccttctgccaactcatgggggcttctgccagtctatcttcagggtaccatccggagtccaacggccaaactgagaggatgaatcaagagctggaaaccaccctccgatgtatgactcgtaacaacccgtccacatggtcgtccttcattgtttgggccgaatatgcgcacaacaccttgcgctcctcctccactggtatgtccccgcacgagtgtcagtttggctatgcccctccattgttcccggaccaggaggcagaagtcagagtgccttcagccttgaagttcgtcagaagctgtcggcttatgtggaggaagacccgtcttaatcttatgcgttcctca of the Oncorhynchus gorbuscha isolate QuinsamMale2020 ecotype Even-year linkage group LG25, OgorEven_v1.0, whole genome shotgun sequence genome contains:
- the LOC124014296 gene encoding bcl-2-like protein 13, producing MMDTEDTKSLDSSDGVVHLAEERSENHSSISDMVHLEREEKILAEEEEDGSLGEEEELQACVMSVFGGGGDMSEFREEELDTQELLPSSEVSADHQETMDLMMSVAEELFVQEEPVELSHATTASMPMPVWKLEPPSASSTPVPSIPTLAELHSELQYSMQEQLHPPPVLGPGAPQPPDQSQTNSQPESLASLHTAQETQEIPPVTQEVPPEKTEAELATSPHATELPVLLCGGAAMVAIVGVLAYGAVAYCRK